One Anopheles marshallii chromosome 3, idAnoMarsDA_429_01, whole genome shotgun sequence genomic region harbors:
- the LOC128715895 gene encoding alpha-N-acetylgalactosaminidase, protein MTQRKSKGGTATMRAAMLLATVLCIAVLPVCIYSLENGLARTPPMGWLSWERFRCNTDCEGDPENCISEHLFRTMADLVVSEGYAAVGYEYINVDDCWLEKSRGPRGELVADRRRFPSGMKSLANYVHTKGLKFGIYEDYGNYTCAGYPGILGFSANDAAQFASWDVDYVKLDGCYSLPIDMDHGYPEFGRNLNATGRPMIYSCSWPVYQIYAGMNPNYSSIIQHCNLWRNYDDIQDSWASLESIIDYYGNNQDAIIPNAGPGHWNDPDMLIIGNFGLSYEQSKTQMALWAIMAAPLMMSVDLRTIRPEFKAILQNRKIIAVDQDPLGIQGRRIYKHKGIEIWSRPITPIYQTYYSYAIAFVNRRTDGTPSDVAVTLRELGLISPTGYRVEDLYEEVDYGVLSPQTKIKVKVNPSGVVILRADVQPERFSKRPYNPIFYRYPN, encoded by the exons ATGACACAGCGTAAAAGTAAAGGAGGGACAGCGACGATGCGTGCTGCCATGCTGCTAGCGACGGTTCTATGCATTGCCGTGCTGCCGGTTTGCATCTACAGTCTCGAAAACGGACTCGCCAGAACACCACCCATGGGATGGCTTTCGTGGGAACGCTTCCGCTGCAACACGGACTGCGAAGGTGATCCGGAGAATTGTATCAG TGAACACCTTTTCCGTACGATGGCCGACCTGGTGGTGAGCGAAGGATACGCTGCCGTTGGCTACGAGTACATCAATGTCGACGACTGTTGGTTGGAGAAATCACGCGGACCGCGCGGTGAACTGGTCGCTGATCGACGTCGCTTCCCGAGTGGCATGAAGTCGCTGGCCAACTACGTGCACACGAAAGGTCTTAAGTTCGGTATCTACGAAGACTACGGAAATTACACGTGTGCCGGATATCCAGGCATTCTCGGTTTCTCCGCCAACGATGCGGCCCAGTTTGCGTCGTGGGATGTGGACTACGTCAAGCTGGACGGTTGCTACTCTCTGCCGATTGACATGGATCATGGCTATCCGGAATTTGGACGTAATCTGAATGCTACCGGGCGTCCGATGATCTACTCGTGCAGCTGGCCAGTTTATCAGATTTATGCAGGCATGAAT CCCAACTACTCGTCAATTATTCAGCATTGTAATTTGTGGCGTAACTACGACGACATTCAAGATTCCTGGGCGTCACTGGAGAGCATTATCGATTATTATGGCAACAATCAGGATGCGATCATACCGAATGCTGGACCCGGCCATTGGAACGATCCGGACATG CTGATTATCGGAAACTTTGGACTCAGCTACGAACAGTCCAAGACGCAGATGGCGCTCTGGGCTATAATGGCCGCTCCGCTCATGATGTCGGTTGATCTGCGTACGATCCGGCCAGAGTTTAAAGCGATTCTACAGAACCGCAAGATCATTGCGGTCGATCAAGATCCACTCGGTATCCAGGGGCGAAGAATTTATAAG CACAAGGGCATCGAGATCTGGTCCCGACCGATCACTCCCATCTACCAGACGTACTACTCGTACGCGATCGCCTTTGTTAACCGGCGAACAGACGGTACACCATCGGACGTGGCCGTGACCCTACGCGAGCTGGGTCTTATTTCCCCCACGGGCTACAGGGTTGAG GACCTGTACGAGGAAGTCGACTACGGAGTGCTGAGCCCACAGACGAAGATTAAGGTGAAGGTGAACCCATCCGGTGTGGTGATACTACGGGCCGATGTTCAGCCGGAGCGTTTCTCCAAGAGACCGTACAATCCCATCTTCTATCGCTATCCTAACTAA
- the LOC128714842 gene encoding protein PPP1R35 homolog has protein sequence MGKHKHGNRKRFLCNVDVPLSRTTASVLKSSDGENVIPPPLKSILKPPASTGWPSAEPPAASSATAAPSTSEATKYKQPELHTMLGLSKRIESVKKMEAQPITNMTQLTPISKKRVNTQITKQLNHQYDLAVFKKLAPVNVNDTVLLPAPGSRSTATAKSKYFSKDKKDPEPTLSDYLRPIPRFTIDFVPNVPTPNLGRVAAGDSWNNFQNIEYVMRIMEEH, from the exons ATGGGCAAACATAAGCACGGAAATCGGAAGCGATTCCTCTGCAATGTGGACGTTCCACTGTCCCGCACAACCGCCAGCGTGTTGAAATCATCTGACGGCGAGAATGTTATTCCACCTCCGCTGAAATCGATCCTTAAACCACCCGCCTCAACTGGATGGCCATCGGCTGAGCCACCAGCGGCATCATCCGCCACGGCAGCACCATCAACTTCCGAAGCAACAAAATACAAGCAACCAGAACTACACACTATGCTCGGTTTAAGCAAAAGGATTGAATCggttaaaaaaatggaagctcAACCAATCACCAACATGACCCAGCTGACACCCATCAGTAAAAAACGCGTTAATACACAG ataACGAAGCAGTTGAATCATCAGTATGATCTAGCTGTGTTTAAAAAGCTAGCACCTGTTAATGTGAACGATACGGTGTTACTGCCCGCTCCCGGTAGCCGTTCAACCGCCACCGCCAAATCGAAGTATTTTTCCAAGGACAAAAAGGACCCGGAACCAACGCTAAGCGACTACTTGCGTCCGATACCACGCTTTACGATTGACTTTGTACCGAACGTTCCGACACCAAATCTGGGCCGCGTTGCTGCAGGGGACTCCTGGAACAACTTCCAAAACATCGAGTACGTGATGCGGATAATGGAGGAACACTGA